One part of the Alosa alosa isolate M-15738 ecotype Scorff River chromosome 4, AALO_Geno_1.1, whole genome shotgun sequence genome encodes these proteins:
- the efhd2 gene encoding EF-hand domain-containing protein D2, whose protein sequence is MATDELSSKLNRRLKIEEGAQDPVAVDGDHPNGSDEQEKPTTANADSELGAKLQRRGEMNDGVGEHQQRSMKVFNPYTEFKEFSRKQIKDMEKMFKQYDSEKDNFIDLMELKLMMEKLGAPQTHLGLKNMIKEVDEDLDGKLSFREFLLIFRKAAAGELAEDSGLHVLARLSEIDVSTEGVKGAKTFFEAKVQAINESNRFEAEIRQEQEEKKKEAEDRKHRQAAFKNLQSAFK, encoded by the exons ATGGCCACCGACGAGCTGTCATCAAAGCTGAACCGTCGTCTGAAAATCGAGGAGGGCGCCCAGGACCCCGTAGCCGTGGACGGAGACCATCCGAACGGATCCGATGAGCAGGAGAAGCCGACCACGGCCAACGCTGACTCGGAGCTGGGCGCTAAGCTGCAGCGACGGGGCGAGATGAACGATGGCGTCGGCGAGCACCAGCAACGCAGCATGAAGGTGTTTAACCCGTACACCGAGTTCAAAGAGTTCTCCAGGAAGCAGATCAAAGACATGGAGAAGATGTTCAAACA gtatGACTCCGAGAAGGATAACTTTATCGACCTGATGGAACTGAAGCTCATGATGGAAAAGCTGGGAGCCCCTCAAACTCACCTCGGCCTCAAGAACATGATCAAGGAAGTGGACGAAGACCTGGATGGGAAGCTCAGCTTCAGagag TTCCTGCTGATCTTCCGTAAGGCGGCGGCCGGCGAGCTGGCAGAGGACAGCGGTCTCCACGTCCTCGCTCGCCTCTCCGAGATCGACGTCTCCACCGAGGGGGTCAAGGGCGCCAAGACCTTCTTTGAGGCCAAA GTTCAGGCCATCAACGAGTCGAACCGCTTCGAGGCTGAGATCCGCCAGGagcaagaggagaagaagaaggaagcGGAGGACCGCAAGCATCGGCAGGCGGCCTTCAAGAACCTGCAGTCGGCCTTCAAATGA
- the LOC125293122 gene encoding alpha-1A adrenergic receptor-like has protein sequence MTLENRGSANESSPCSATTEHTPFVVFNCALLSLSLLFGVSGNLLVCWVVLRNKTLRTANNALLVNLAASDLIKCSVDTPVFLASLLWALVRTEVGARLCCLLQFTYALCSCVQLLSLVGISVERFRAIAFPFKAEARRGRVRVWLLFIWALGLVLAVLSLTLSKDTLYYMMCTHVRPHGISNRSADPFGVFVLVPVWGCCLVLIAVHYLRIFVVVRQHSNKIFDRGIQLKHSMSRQVSGWQNFSQHAQRPSGTLSKPCEHVPGERPSPLEEEEGKAPVPEMPPPAPQESGKAAVSSPEIVGAVCILTPKAKELGRKRLEGKLAKRFGSIIIAVLLFWMPLVLCLILGSCAATHAEDWMFREVQTSAMVLTCVPAALHPLIYSLLNRQFRAEFHRTLSALRTCARWRD, from the exons ATGACACTGGAAAACCGTGGGAGCGCGAACGAGAGCTCGCCGTGCAGCGCTACGACCGAACACACTCCGTTTGTGGTATTCAACTGCGCCCTCCTCAGCCTGTCGTTGCTGTTCGGCGTCTCCGGGAACCTGCTCGTGTGCTGGGTGGTGTTAAGGAACAAAACTCTGCGCACTGCCAACAACGCGCTGCTGGTCAACCTGGCCGCGAGCGACCTGATCAAATGCTCCGTGGACACGCCGGTGTTCCTGGCGTCGCTGCTCTGGGCGCTCGTGCGGACGGAGGTGGGCGCGCGCCTCTGCTGCCTGCTGCAGTTCACGTACGCGCTGTGCAGTTGCGTGCAGTTGCTGAGTCTCGTGGGCATCAGCGTGGAGAGATTTCGGGCTATAGCCTTCCCATTCAAGGCTGAGGCGCGTAGAGGCAGAGTCCGCGTGTGGCTCCTCTTTATTTGGGCACTCGGCCTCGTGCTGGCCGTGCTCTCGCTCACTCTGAGCAAAGACACACTCTACTACATGATGTGCACTCATGTGCGCCCGCACGGTATCTCCAACCGTAGCGCGGATCCGTTTggcgtgtttgtgttggtgcCCGTTTGGGGATGTTGCCTTGTTTTAATAGCGGTTCATTATTTGCGTATTTTTGTGGTGGTCCGACAGCACTCTAATAAAATATTTGACAGAGGAATCCAGCTGAAACACTCCATGTCGAGACAGGTGTCCGGGTGGCAAAACTTCTCACAGCACGCGCAACGCCCGAGCGGCACGCTATCCAAACCCTGCGAGCACGTGCCTGGGGAAAGGCCGTCAccgctggaggaggaggaagggaaagcGCCCGTACCGGAGATGCCGCCACCGGCGCCGCAGGAGAGTGGTAAAGCGGCCGTGTCATCCCCAGAGATCGTGGGTGCGGTGTGCATTCTGACCCCAAAGGCGAAAGAACTAGGGCGGAAGCGTCTGGAGGGCAAGCTGGCCAAGCGCTTCGGGTCCATCATCATCGCGGTGCTCCTCTTCTGGATGCCCCTGGTGCTGTGCCTCATCCTGGGCTCCTGCGCAGCGACTCACGCCGAG GACTGGATGTTCCGGGAGGTGCAGACGTCCGCGATGGTGCTGACCTGCGTGCCTGCGGCGCTCCACCCGCTCATCTACTCCCTACTCAACCGACAGTTCCGCGCAGAGTTCCACAGGACTCTCTCTGCGCTGCGGACCTGCGCAAGGTGGCGGGACTGA
- the ddx20 gene encoding probable ATP-dependent RNA helicase DDX20 isoform X1: MAASCMKKAAHEIESRKRTDDVLLSEDIEFSSLLLSPLVLQGLSSAGFQKPSPIQLKAIPLGRCGLDLIVQAKSGTGKTCVFATIALDSLLPENPGPQVLVLAPTREIAVQIHSVVMAIGSAIEGLECHVFIGGTPVSQDKIRLKKCHIAVGSPGRIKQLIEIGVLSTASIRLFVLDEADKLLEEGSFQEQINWIFSSLPVNKQMLALSATYPESLAQHLTRYMREPTFVRLNPTDPGLIGLKQYYRLVPTHPLPHKVFEEKVQHLLDLYSKVPFNQSLVFSNLHSRAQQLADVLSSKGLPAVCISSSLTQDQRLDAMSKLRHYQCRVLISTDLTSRGIDAEKVNLVVNLDVPQDWETYMHRIGRAGRFGTHGLAVTYCCYGEEENKMMMIAQKCSLNITALPDPIPAGLMEERCDWDITIQPPHKDDLSTLSLPRKKKSPKHTDQASPSHHTAAEQVTSTATVEQHSDGPIRKQHSDGPIRNLHTAHIGAVSRPKKAPPPSRPESQAGGVSSPAPAPTSRQRLQDALPKIPPLPSFKPRRAERISLQDAARDFQRFITGGPGRSVEVVRQFRGRAADGQDDVAADGVAELRDETLVLHDDERPAVRLQGRRRMTSDPSSPVSSSSSSESDMETEQKGTSLPPQKVPPARGSRNITRRPTGPIKTEPMQEAHASKHHSQSPQPTTAPPRHLRPPPPPHARGRPLTSPAQRGGSSRGRARRQDPLRMPPAELEEEEDDEEEEAQDYWGRSYSRAWKQYYSSAPPPYRHAYSSAHAWMAAYRMSSIYMQEMMKP, from the exons ACCTGATTGTCCAGGCAAAGTCGGGCACTGGGAAGACGTGTGTGTTCGCCACCATCGCCTTGGACTCCCTCCTCCCAGAGAACCCAGGGCCGCAG GTGCTGGTTCTGGCTCCAACTCGGGAGATAGCGGTCCAGATCCATTCGGTTGTCATGGCGATCGGCAGTGCCATCGAGGGCTTAGAGTGCCATGTGTTCATCGGGGGCACGCCAGTGAGTCAGGATAAGATTCGCCTTAAGAAGTGCCACATCGCCGTCGGCtcgccag gtcgtATTAAGCAGCTgattgagattggtgttttgtCCACGGCGAGCATCAGGTTGTTTGTTCTGGACGAGGCTGACAAATTACTGGAGGAAGGCAGCTTTCAGGAGCAGatcaa TTGGATCTTCTCCTCTTTGCCAGTGAATAAACAGATGCTCGCTCTGTCTGCCACCTACCCAGAATCCTTAGCGCAGCACCTGACGCGCTACATGCGTGAACCCACCTTCGTGCGCCTCAACCCCACAGACCCAGGACTTATCG GTCTAAAGCAGTACTACCGCCTGGTGCCCACCCATCCGCTGCCCCATAAGGTGTTTGAGGAGAAGGTCCAGCACCTGCTGGACCTCTACAGCAAGGTTCCCTTCAACCAGTCGCTGGTCTTCTCCAACCTGCACAGCCG GGCCCAGCAGCTGGCTGATGTCCTGTCCTCTAAGGGTCTTCCTGCTGTGTGCATCTCCAGCAGTCTCACACAGGACCAGAGACTGGACGCCATGTCCAAACTCAGACACTACCAGTGCAGAGTGCTCATCTCCACAgacctg acgtcTCGTGGGATAGATGCGGAAAAGGTGAACTTGGTGGTGAACCTGGATGTACCGCAGGACTGGGAAACGTACATGCACCGTATTGGCCGCGCAGGACGCTtcg GCACACATGGACTGGCCGTTACATACTGTTGCTATGGTGAGGAGGAGAataagatgatgatgattgcCCAGAAGTGCAGCCTCAACATTACAGCATTgccag aCCCGATCCCTGCCGGTCTGATGGAGGAGCGTTGTGACTGGGACATCACCATCCAGCCCCCCCACAAAGACGACCTGTCCACCCTGTCCCTCCCCAGGAAGAAGAAATCCCCCAAGCACACAGACCAAGCCAGCCCCTCCCATCACACCGCCGCAGAGCAGGTAACAAGCACAGCAACCGTGGAGCAGCACTCAGACGGCCCAATCAGGAAACAGCACTCAGACGGCCCAATCAGGAATCTGCACACTGCTCATATAGGGGCTGTGAGCAGACCAAAGAAAGCCCCGCCCCCGTCTCGCCCCGAGTCCCAGGCTGGAGGCGTGTCCTCCCCTGCCCCCGCCCCCACCTCACGCCAGCGTCTCCAGGACGCCCTCCCCAAGATCCCGCCCCTGCCCTCCTTCAAGCCGCGGCGTGCCGAGCGCATAAGCCTGCAGGACGCCGCACGCGACTTCCAGCGCTTCATCACGGGAGGGCCTGGACGGAGCGTGGAGGTGGTGCGGCAGTTCCGGGGGCGTGCGGCCGACGGGCAGGACGATGTCGCCGCCGACGGAGTGGCAGAGCTGCGGGACGAGACGTTAGTGTTGCACGACGATGAGCGGCCTGCGGTGCGCTtacaggggaggaggaggatgacctctgacccctctagccccgtctcctcctcctccagctcagaGTCCGACATGGAGACGGAGCAGAAAGGGACGTCGCTACCGCCGCAGAAAGTTCCACCAGCACGGGGCAGCCGCAACATCACGCGCCGGCCGACTGGACCAATCAAAACCGAGCCCATGCAGGAAGCACACGCCTCCAAACACCACAGCCAATCCCCTCAACCCACCACTGCACCCCCCAGACACCTACGTCCTCCGCCACCTCCACATGCACGAGGCAGACCCTTGACCTCCCCAGCCCAGAGAGGAGGCTCTTCGAGGGGGAGAGCCAGGCGTCAGGACCCCCTGCGGATGCCCCCTgcggagctggaggaggaggaagatgatgaagaagaggaggCGCAGGACTACTGGGGGAGGAGCTACTCCAGGGCCTGGAAGCAGTACTACAGCTCCGCCCCTCCTCCCTACAGACACGCCTACAGCTCCGCCCACGCATGGATGGCAGCCTATCGCATGAGCAGCATCTACATGCAGGAGATGATGAAACCATAG
- the ddx20 gene encoding probable ATP-dependent RNA helicase DDX20 isoform X2: MWTRPDCPGKVGHWEDVCVRHHRLGLPPPREPRAAGRIKQLIEIGVLSTASIRLFVLDEADKLLEEGSFQEQINWIFSSLPVNKQMLALSATYPESLAQHLTRYMREPTFVRLNPTDPGLIGLKQYYRLVPTHPLPHKVFEEKVQHLLDLYSKVPFNQSLVFSNLHSRAQQLADVLSSKGLPAVCISSSLTQDQRLDAMSKLRHYQCRVLISTDLTSRGIDAEKVNLVVNLDVPQDWETYMHRIGRAGRFGTHGLAVTYCCYGEEENKMMMIAQKCSLNITALPDPIPAGLMEERCDWDITIQPPHKDDLSTLSLPRKKKSPKHTDQASPSHHTAAEQVTSTATVEQHSDGPIRKQHSDGPIRNLHTAHIGAVSRPKKAPPPSRPESQAGGVSSPAPAPTSRQRLQDALPKIPPLPSFKPRRAERISLQDAARDFQRFITGGPGRSVEVVRQFRGRAADGQDDVAADGVAELRDETLVLHDDERPAVRLQGRRRMTSDPSSPVSSSSSSESDMETEQKGTSLPPQKVPPARGSRNITRRPTGPIKTEPMQEAHASKHHSQSPQPTTAPPRHLRPPPPPHARGRPLTSPAQRGGSSRGRARRQDPLRMPPAELEEEEDDEEEEAQDYWGRSYSRAWKQYYSSAPPPYRHAYSSAHAWMAAYRMSSIYMQEMMKP; encoded by the exons ACCTGATTGTCCAGGCAAAGTCGGGCACTGGGAAGACGTGTGTGTTCGCCACCATCGCCTTGGACTCCCTCCTCCCAGAGAACCCAGGGCCGCAG gtcgtATTAAGCAGCTgattgagattggtgttttgtCCACGGCGAGCATCAGGTTGTTTGTTCTGGACGAGGCTGACAAATTACTGGAGGAAGGCAGCTTTCAGGAGCAGatcaa TTGGATCTTCTCCTCTTTGCCAGTGAATAAACAGATGCTCGCTCTGTCTGCCACCTACCCAGAATCCTTAGCGCAGCACCTGACGCGCTACATGCGTGAACCCACCTTCGTGCGCCTCAACCCCACAGACCCAGGACTTATCG GTCTAAAGCAGTACTACCGCCTGGTGCCCACCCATCCGCTGCCCCATAAGGTGTTTGAGGAGAAGGTCCAGCACCTGCTGGACCTCTACAGCAAGGTTCCCTTCAACCAGTCGCTGGTCTTCTCCAACCTGCACAGCCG GGCCCAGCAGCTGGCTGATGTCCTGTCCTCTAAGGGTCTTCCTGCTGTGTGCATCTCCAGCAGTCTCACACAGGACCAGAGACTGGACGCCATGTCCAAACTCAGACACTACCAGTGCAGAGTGCTCATCTCCACAgacctg acgtcTCGTGGGATAGATGCGGAAAAGGTGAACTTGGTGGTGAACCTGGATGTACCGCAGGACTGGGAAACGTACATGCACCGTATTGGCCGCGCAGGACGCTtcg GCACACATGGACTGGCCGTTACATACTGTTGCTATGGTGAGGAGGAGAataagatgatgatgattgcCCAGAAGTGCAGCCTCAACATTACAGCATTgccag aCCCGATCCCTGCCGGTCTGATGGAGGAGCGTTGTGACTGGGACATCACCATCCAGCCCCCCCACAAAGACGACCTGTCCACCCTGTCCCTCCCCAGGAAGAAGAAATCCCCCAAGCACACAGACCAAGCCAGCCCCTCCCATCACACCGCCGCAGAGCAGGTAACAAGCACAGCAACCGTGGAGCAGCACTCAGACGGCCCAATCAGGAAACAGCACTCAGACGGCCCAATCAGGAATCTGCACACTGCTCATATAGGGGCTGTGAGCAGACCAAAGAAAGCCCCGCCCCCGTCTCGCCCCGAGTCCCAGGCTGGAGGCGTGTCCTCCCCTGCCCCCGCCCCCACCTCACGCCAGCGTCTCCAGGACGCCCTCCCCAAGATCCCGCCCCTGCCCTCCTTCAAGCCGCGGCGTGCCGAGCGCATAAGCCTGCAGGACGCCGCACGCGACTTCCAGCGCTTCATCACGGGAGGGCCTGGACGGAGCGTGGAGGTGGTGCGGCAGTTCCGGGGGCGTGCGGCCGACGGGCAGGACGATGTCGCCGCCGACGGAGTGGCAGAGCTGCGGGACGAGACGTTAGTGTTGCACGACGATGAGCGGCCTGCGGTGCGCTtacaggggaggaggaggatgacctctgacccctctagccccgtctcctcctcctccagctcagaGTCCGACATGGAGACGGAGCAGAAAGGGACGTCGCTACCGCCGCAGAAAGTTCCACCAGCACGGGGCAGCCGCAACATCACGCGCCGGCCGACTGGACCAATCAAAACCGAGCCCATGCAGGAAGCACACGCCTCCAAACACCACAGCCAATCCCCTCAACCCACCACTGCACCCCCCAGACACCTACGTCCTCCGCCACCTCCACATGCACGAGGCAGACCCTTGACCTCCCCAGCCCAGAGAGGAGGCTCTTCGAGGGGGAGAGCCAGGCGTCAGGACCCCCTGCGGATGCCCCCTgcggagctggaggaggaggaagatgatgaagaagaggaggCGCAGGACTACTGGGGGAGGAGCTACTCCAGGGCCTGGAAGCAGTACTACAGCTCCGCCCCTCCTCCCTACAGACACGCCTACAGCTCCGCCCACGCATGGATGGCAGCCTATCGCATGAGCAGCATCTACATGCAGGAGATGATGAAACCATAG